The proteins below come from a single Xiphophorus couchianus chromosome 20, X_couchianus-1.0, whole genome shotgun sequence genomic window:
- the tubb1 gene encoding tubulin beta-1 chain has protein sequence MREIVHLQIGQCGNQIGSKFWEVISEEHGINATGLYEGDSNIQLERLNVYFNEAHGGKYVPRALLVDLEPGTMDSVRGSRIGALFRPDNFIHGNSGAGNNWAKGHYTEGAELVEHVMDRVRNESESCDCLQGFQLVHSLGGGTGSGMGTLLINKIREDYPDRIMNTFSIMPSPKVSDTVVEPYNATLSVHQLLENTDETFCIDNEALYDICFRTLKLTTPTYGDLNHLVSLTMSGVTTSLRFPGQLNADLRKLAVNMVPFPRLHFFMPGFAPLTPRGSQQYRALTVPELTQQMFDARNMMAACDPRRGRYLTVAGVFRGRMSTKEVDEQMLAMQQKNSAYFVDWIPHNVKVAVCDIPPRGLKMASTFIGNNTAIQEIFRRVGEQFSLMFRRKAFLHWYTGEGMDEMEFTEAESNLNDLVAEYQQYQDATADLDWEAEEEEEEGPSSAGITEVQSRTETKLETVVETNKETVDE, from the exons ATGCGTGAAATCGTACATCTGCAAATTGGACAATGTGGCAACCAGATCGGCTCCAAG ttCTGGGAAGTTATCAGTGAAGAACATGGGATAAATGCAACAGGCCTCTACGAAGGAGACAGCAACATACAACTGGAGAGGCTCAACGTCTACTTTAATGAGGCACACG GTGGTAAATATGTCCCCAGGGCGTTGCTTGTGGACCTGGAGCCCGGCACTATGGACAGTGTCAGAGGAAGTCGCATTGGTGCTCTTTTTAGACCAGACAATTTCATCCACG GGAACTCAGGAGCTGGAAACAACTGGGCAAAGGGCCACTACACAGAGGGAGCGGAGTTGGTGGAGCATGTCATGGACCGGGTCAGGAACGAGAGTGAAAGCTGTGATTGCCTCCAAGGCTTTCAGCTGGTTCACTCGCTGGGGGGAGGCACAGGCTCCGGCATGGGTACCCTCCTCATCAATAAGATCAGAGAGGACTACCCAGACCGTATCATGAATACCTTTAGCATCATGCCTTCTCCTAAAGTCTCAGACACAGTGGTGGAGCCTTATAATGCTACACTCTCTGTGCATCAGCTCTTAGAGAACACAGACGAGACTTTCTGCATTGACAACGAGGCCCTTTATGACATCTGTTTCCGTACCCTAAAATTGACCACACCGACTTATGGGGATCTCAACCACTTAGTCTCCTTGACTATGAGCGGGGTCACAACCTCTCTCAGATTTCCAGGACAGCTCAATGCTGACCTGAGGAAGCTGGCTGTCAACATGGTGCCCTTCCCTCGTCTCCACTTCTTCATGCCAGGCTTCGCCCCACTGACACCTCGGGGTAGCCAGCAATACAGAGCTCTCACTGTACCTGAACTTACCCAGCAGATGTTCGATGCCCGCAACATGATGGCGGCATGTGACCCACGGCGAGGGCGCTACCTCACAGTAGCTGGTGTCTTTCGAGGTAGGATGTCCACCAAAGAGGTGGATGAGCAGATGCTCGcaatgcaacagaaaaacagtgccTATTTTGTCGATTGGATCCCCCATAATGTAAAGGTGGCTGTGTGTGACATCCCTCCTCGAGGCCTAAAAATGGCTTCCACATTCATCGGAAACAACACAGCAATTCAGGAGATATTCCGTCGGGTGGGCGAGCAGTTCTCCCTCATGTTCAGACGGAAGGCTTTCCTCCACTGGTACACAGGAGAGGGTATGGATGAAATGGAGTTCACAGAGGCTGAGAGTAACCTCAACGACCTGGTGGCAGAGTACCAGCAGTACCAAGATGCAACTGCTGATCTAGATTgggaagcagaagaagaagaagaggaaggacCCTCGTCTGCAGGGATCACAGAGGTTCAGTCTCGGACGGAAACCAAACTGGAAACAGTGGTAGAAACCAACAAAGAAACTGTAGATGAGTAG
- the prelid3b gene encoding PRELI domain containing protein 3B, with product MKIWTSEHIFNHPWEMVTKAAMQKYPNPMNPSVFGVDVLDRNIDQQGRLHSQRLLSTEWGLPSIVKSLIGNVRTCTYIQESSIVDPKEKMFELQSSNITFTNMVSVDEKLTYKPHPEDPEKTILTQEAIISVKGISLSSYLEGVMANTISTNAGKGREAMEWVIRRLNTEIEELAATARGTIRTPMAAAVTEK from the exons ATGAAGATCTGGACCTCGGAGCACATATTCAA CCATCCTTGGGAGATGGTGACCAAGGCTGCTATGCAGAAGTATCCAAATCCCATGAATCCCAGTGTGTTTGGAGTGGATGTACTAGAccgaaacattgaccaacaggGCCGCCTCCACAGTCAAAGGCTGCTCAGCACAGAGTGGGGCCTACCGTCCATTGTAAAATCT CTCATCGGAAATGTACGAACGTGCACCTACATTCAGGAGAGCTCGATTGTGGATCCCaaggagaaaatgtttgaacttCAATCTTCAAAT ATCACCTTCACAAACATGGTGTCTGTGGATGAAAAGTTAACCTACAAACCACATCCTGAAGATCCAGAGAA GACAATATTGACTCAAGAAGCTATCATCTCAGTGAAAGGCATCAGTCTCAGCAGTTACCTGGAGGGGGTAATGGCCAACACCATTTCAACCAATGCTGGAAAG GGCCGTGAAGCCATGGAGTGGGTTATAAGAAGGCTGAACACAGAGATCGAGGAGCTGGCTGCCACTGCGCGAGGGACCATACGAACCCCAATGGCTGCTGCAGTCACAGAGAAATGA
- the aurka gene encoding aurora kinase A, translated as MESSASFKVVKCMKPQRPELMSNSNGPKRVPVSYHSQAIQKSVVTPTQHQRVLGMLNGPQRIQRPVSQQNPVPHVSVAVKHPPPADQNVNPATVKLAPAPQPKPVSQHNQPAGHSDSTKPPSEPAKQEKPQTKPAKDSQASSSKKPWSLENFEIGRPLGKGKFGNVYLARERQTKFILALKVLFKKQLEKAGVEHQLRREVEIQSHLRHPNILRLYGYFHDAFRVYLILEYAPRGELYGELQRCGSFSEDRSATYIMELADALHYCHTKNVIHRDIKPENLLLGSNGELKIADFGWSVHTPSSRRSTLCGTLDYLPPEMIEGKTHDEKVDLWSLGVLCYEFLVGKPPFEAKTHDETYRKISRVEYNYPPRGSISAGAKDLVAKLLKHNPMQRLPIEGVLSHPWVHQCSTKKPTTLNSEASSE; from the exons ATGGAGTCTTCCGCATCGTTCAAAGTGGTAAAGTGCATGAAACCCCAAAGGCCAGAATTAATG TCAAACAGCAATGGACCGAAGCGGGTTCCTGTGTCTTACCATTCACAAGCCATTCAAAAGTCCGTAGTCACACCGACTCAGCATCAGCGGGTTCTGGGCATGTTGAATGGGCCGCAGCGTATCCAGCGGCCCGTTAGCCAGCAGAACCCAGTACCTCATGTCTCTGTAGCTGTCAAGCACCCTCCTCCTGCTGACCAGAATGTAAACCCAGCCACTGTGAAACTAGCTCCAGCACCACAGCCAAAACCCGTTTCCCAGCATAACCAGCCAGCTGGCCACTCGGACTCGACCAAGCCTCCGTCGGAACCAGCAAAGCAGGAGAAGCCGCAGA CCAAACCTGCCAAGGACAGTCAGGCCTCGTCATCAAA GAAACCGTGGAGCCTGGAAAATTTTGAGATTGGCCGTCCTTTGGGAAAGGGCAAGTTTGGCAACGTCTACCTGGCTAGAGAGCGCCAGACCAAATTCATCTTGGCCCTGAAGGTTCTCTTCAAGAAGCAGCTGGAGAAGGCGGGGGTAGAGCACCAGCTGAGGAGAGAAGTCGAGATCCAGTCTCATCTAAG acatCCCAACATCCTTCGCCTCTATGGCTATTTCCACGATGCTTTTCGTGTGTATCTCATCCTGGAATATGCACCCAGAGGAGAGCTGTATGGCGAGCTGCAGCGCTGTGGGAGTTTCTCTGAGGACAGATCTGCAACA tacATCATGGAACTGGCAGATGCGCTCCACTACTGTCATACCAAGAATGTGATTCACAGAGACATCAAACCAGAGAACCTGTTGCTGGGAAGTAATGGGGAGCTGAAGATTGCTGATTTTGGTTGGTCTGTTCACACTCCATCTTCCAG GAGGTCCACCCTGTGTGGAACTCTAGACTACCTTCCCCCAGAGATGATTGAGGGCAAAACTCACGATGAGAAGGTGGACCTGTGGAGTCTGGGGGTCCTATGCTACGAGTTTCTTGTTGGAAAACCTCCATTTGAAGCAAAAACTCACGATGAAACCTACCGCAAGATTTCAAGG GTGGAGTACAATTACCCTCCACGTGGGTCCATTAGTGCTGGCGCTAAAGACTTGGTGGCCAAGTTGCTGAAGCACAATCCCATGCAGAGGTTGCCCATTGAAGGAGTCCTCTCCCACCCCTGGGTGCACCAGTGCTCCACCAAGAAGCCCACTACTTTGAACAGTGAAGCGTCCAGTGAGTGA